Proteins encoded in a region of the Candidatus Palauibacter scopulicola genome:
- a CDS encoding 2Fe-2S iron-sulfur cluster-binding protein, giving the protein MKRISMTVNGVRHEADVEPRTLLVHFIREQLELTGTNVGCDTSSCGACTILMNGQSVKSCTVLAVQADGADVTTVEGLASNGDWHPVQKAFHENHGLQCGFCTPGMMMAAVGYLDENPAPTEDEVRLALEGNLCRCTGYHNIVKAVLAAADDMGS; this is encoded by the coding sequence ATGAAGCGCATCTCCATGACCGTGAACGGGGTTCGGCACGAGGCGGACGTCGAACCCCGCACCCTCCTCGTTCATTTCATCCGCGAACAACTCGAGCTGACCGGCACCAACGTGGGCTGCGACACGTCCTCGTGCGGCGCCTGCACGATTCTGATGAACGGTCAGTCGGTGAAGTCGTGTACCGTGCTCGCCGTCCAGGCGGATGGCGCGGACGTGACGACGGTCGAGGGGCTCGCGTCGAACGGTGACTGGCACCCGGTGCAGAAGGCGTTCCACGAAAACCACGGCCTGCAGTGCGGGTTCTGCACGCCGGGGATGATGATGGCCGCGGTGGGATACCTGGATGAGAACCCCGCGCCCACGGAGGACGAAGTCCGGCTCGCGCTGGAGGGCAACCTCTGCCGGTGCACGGGCTACCACAACATCGTCAAGGCGGTGCTCGCGGCCGCCGACGACATGGGCTCTTAG
- a CDS encoding molybdopterin cofactor-binding domain-containing protein → MATAEKYVGGGVPRKEDPKLLTGQGTFLEGLTLPGMLHAALVRSPHGSARINSVDVSAAETAEGVVAAYSGADLADEWAAGLPMAWPVTDDIKIPDHWPVAQDVARYVGDAVAVVVATSRNAALDAAELVEVDYEVLEAVVDVEAALADDAPRVHESFDDNKSYTWALTNGEVDAAFAKADVVVKERYTQPRLIPNAMEPRAVVAQSVPSTGDFTVWSTTQIPHVAKVLFALTLGIPEGQIRVIAPSDVGGGFGSKLNVYAEEALCIALARRLGKPVKWVAGRSEGYLATIHGRDQVQQIEIAATSDGDILGYRVNIVAAMGAYLQLVAPGVPLLGAFLYCGCYGGEAYHFECTGVFTNTTPTDAYRGAGRPEATYAIERAIDALAREVGVDAAEIRRRNFLPAGDMVQSPGGLAFDSADYEPALDRALELLDYDGFRSDQAERREGGGGKQIGVGFSSYVEICGLAPSQVLASLKYAAGGWDAATVRMLPTGKAEVVTGSSPHGQGHVTSWSQIAADALGIPYEDVTVLHGDTHVAPHGMNTYGSRSLAVAGVAVHNACDRVVDKARGLAAHLLEVAPEDLEYEAGTFSVKGVPDRTKSMPELAFAAWTAHSLPEDSEPGLEASCVYDPPNFTFPFGTHVAVVEVDTETGAVDLVRYIAVDDCGPVINPVIVDGQVHGGVAQGIAAALYEEATYAEDGTLETSSMVNYLVPSAAEFPSFETDRTVTPSTSNPMGVKGIGEAGTIGSAPAVINAIVDALSHLGVTDVPMPASPERVWRAIQAAQGGEA, encoded by the coding sequence ATGGCGACGGCTGAGAAATACGTTGGCGGCGGGGTCCCGAGGAAAGAGGATCCCAAGCTTCTCACAGGGCAGGGCACGTTCCTGGAAGGCCTCACGCTGCCCGGCATGCTTCACGCGGCGCTCGTGCGCAGCCCGCACGGATCGGCGCGCATCAACTCGGTGGACGTTTCCGCCGCCGAAACCGCCGAAGGCGTGGTGGCCGCGTACAGCGGGGCCGACCTCGCCGATGAATGGGCCGCGGGACTCCCCATGGCGTGGCCCGTGACCGACGACATCAAGATCCCCGACCACTGGCCGGTGGCGCAGGATGTGGCGCGCTACGTGGGCGACGCGGTGGCGGTCGTGGTCGCGACGAGCCGCAACGCGGCGCTCGACGCGGCGGAACTTGTGGAGGTCGACTACGAGGTGCTGGAGGCCGTCGTGGACGTGGAGGCGGCGCTGGCCGACGACGCGCCGCGCGTGCACGAGTCGTTCGACGATAACAAGAGCTACACGTGGGCGCTGACCAACGGCGAGGTGGACGCGGCCTTCGCGAAGGCGGACGTCGTGGTCAAGGAGCGCTACACGCAGCCGCGGCTGATCCCGAACGCGATGGAGCCGCGCGCCGTCGTCGCGCAGTCCGTCCCCTCGACGGGCGATTTCACCGTGTGGTCGACGACGCAGATTCCGCACGTGGCGAAAGTCCTGTTCGCGCTCACCCTCGGCATCCCCGAGGGCCAGATCCGGGTCATCGCGCCCTCCGACGTGGGCGGCGGCTTCGGGTCCAAGCTCAACGTCTACGCGGAAGAGGCGCTCTGCATCGCCCTCGCGCGCCGCCTGGGGAAGCCGGTCAAGTGGGTCGCCGGCCGGAGCGAGGGCTACCTCGCCACGATCCACGGCCGGGACCAGGTCCAGCAGATCGAGATCGCGGCAACCTCCGATGGAGACATCCTCGGGTACCGCGTGAACATCGTCGCGGCCATGGGCGCCTACCTCCAGCTCGTGGCGCCGGGGGTCCCGCTCCTGGGCGCCTTCCTCTACTGCGGCTGCTACGGCGGGGAGGCGTACCACTTCGAGTGCACGGGCGTGTTCACGAACACGACCCCGACGGACGCCTACCGGGGCGCCGGCCGGCCCGAGGCCACGTACGCCATCGAGCGGGCGATCGACGCGCTCGCGCGCGAGGTAGGCGTGGACGCGGCCGAGATCCGGCGCCGCAACTTCCTCCCGGCCGGCGACATGGTGCAGAGCCCGGGCGGGCTCGCCTTCGACTCGGCCGATTACGAGCCCGCGCTCGACCGGGCGCTGGAACTGCTGGACTACGACGGGTTCCGGAGCGACCAGGCGGAGCGCAGGGAAGGAGGCGGCGGCAAGCAGATCGGGGTCGGGTTCTCCTCGTACGTGGAGATCTGCGGGCTCGCGCCCTCGCAGGTGCTCGCCTCGCTCAAGTACGCCGCCGGCGGCTGGGACGCGGCCACGGTGCGCATGCTGCCGACCGGAAAGGCCGAAGTCGTGACGGGCAGCTCGCCGCACGGGCAGGGGCACGTGACCTCCTGGTCGCAGATCGCGGCGGACGCGCTCGGGATTCCGTACGAGGACGTCACGGTCCTCCACGGGGACACGCACGTGGCGCCGCACGGGATGAACACCTACGGAAGCCGCAGCCTCGCCGTGGCCGGGGTCGCGGTGCACAACGCGTGCGACCGCGTGGTCGACAAGGCGAGGGGGCTCGCGGCGCACCTGCTCGAAGTGGCGCCCGAGGACCTCGAATACGAGGCGGGGACCTTCTCGGTGAAGGGGGTCCCGGACCGCACGAAGTCGATGCCGGAACTCGCCTTCGCGGCGTGGACGGCCCACAGCCTGCCGGAGGATTCCGAGCCCGGGCTCGAGGCGAGCTGCGTGTACGATCCGCCGAACTTCACCTTCCCCTTCGGCACGCATGTGGCCGTGGTCGAGGTGGACACGGAGACGGGCGCCGTGGACCTCGTCCGCTACATCGCGGTGGACGACTGTGGGCCCGTGATCAACCCCGTCATCGTGGACGGGCAGGTGCACGGCGGCGTGGCGCAGGGGATCGCGGCGGCGCTGTACGAGGAGGCGACGTACGCGGAGGACGGGACGCTGGAGACCTCGTCGATGGTGAACTACCTCGTGCCGTCCGCGGCGGAGTTCCCGTCCTTCGAGACGGATCGAACGGTGACGCCGAGCACCTCGAACCCCATGGGGGTGAAGGGGATCGGCGAGGCGGGCACGATCGGGTCGGCGCCGGCGGTGATCAACGCGATCGTGGACGCGCTCTCGCACCTCGGCGTGACGGACGTCCCGATGCCGGCGAGTCCGGAGCGGGTCTGGCGAGCGATTCAAGCGGCCCAGGGAGGTGAGGCATGA
- a CDS encoding xanthine dehydrogenase family protein subunit M, whose product MIPASFDYERASSLDEALSLLAEGGEDARPLAGGHSLLPLMRLRLARPSLLVDIGGLDELRGVHADGDSVVIGALTTHHEVAGASELTGGSGLLAKVAEGIGDPQVRHRGTLGGSVAHADPASDLPAALLALDAEVTLAGRGGTRSVAASDFFVGPFMSAAADGEIVTGVRVPKREGWGSAYRKFQRRAQDWAIVGVAAVVNWTESGIAGAAIGLTNMGGTPLRAPGVEAALTGASEKAQILAAASKVSELETPPADENASSEYRVHLAQVLIARAVAEAAGCPGMQSG is encoded by the coding sequence ATGATTCCCGCGTCTTTCGATTACGAGCGCGCGTCGTCTCTCGATGAGGCGCTGAGCCTGCTCGCCGAGGGTGGCGAGGACGCGCGGCCGCTGGCCGGCGGACATTCGCTGCTCCCGCTCATGCGGCTGCGACTCGCGCGGCCCTCCCTGCTGGTCGATATCGGCGGCCTCGACGAACTGCGCGGCGTGCACGCGGATGGCGACTCCGTCGTCATCGGCGCGCTGACGACGCACCACGAGGTGGCCGGCGCGTCCGAACTCACGGGCGGCAGCGGCCTCCTCGCGAAGGTGGCGGAGGGGATCGGCGATCCCCAGGTGCGGCACCGCGGCACGCTCGGCGGTTCCGTGGCGCACGCGGATCCGGCCTCCGACCTGCCGGCGGCGCTGCTCGCGCTCGATGCCGAGGTCACGCTCGCGGGGCGCGGCGGCACGCGCTCGGTGGCGGCGTCGGACTTCTTCGTCGGTCCGTTCATGTCGGCCGCGGCCGATGGGGAGATCGTGACGGGCGTCCGCGTGCCGAAGCGGGAGGGCTGGGGCAGCGCCTACCGGAAGTTCCAGCGCCGCGCGCAGGACTGGGCGATCGTCGGCGTGGCCGCGGTCGTGAACTGGACCGAGTCCGGCATCGCGGGCGCCGCGATCGGGCTCACGAACATGGGCGGCACGCCGCTGCGCGCGCCCGGGGTCGAAGCGGCCCTCACCGGCGCGTCCGAGAAGGCGCAGATCCTCGCGGCGGCGTCGAAGGTGTCGGAACTCGAGACGCCGCCCGCGGATGAGAACGCGAGTTCGGAATACCGCGTCCACCTCGCGCAGGTGCTGATCGCGCGCGCTGTGGCCGAGGCCGCCGGCTGCCCGGGTATGCAGTCGGGCTAG
- a CDS encoding gamma-glutamyltransferase: MKSGIRMHGTTVLAILAFAAVPPGLGAQSAPQVARSADGVVVAAQPLAAAAGARMLELGGNAADAAVAAAFAISVVEPSMNSIGGRNQILIRTPDGGVAGIDGTTSVPLGYDPATAPRAAYGYPTVGVPGSVAGLMRLHEEYGSLPLTTIMAPAIDYAAHGFRLLPGEARRQAGSRDQVAETEGARRYYLKADGSPYRPGDRLVQSDMAETLRAISLGGGDAFYGGEIAGRIADDMAANGGFLTREALAAYEAEDSRIVRGSYRGFEIVGSDIPASGAMAILALQIAEVFDPDGMSDEAWASVIAQSLALAMTEYRRPSSDSSAVRVTSKTFARQLAEQVRVPAEAAIEAGTESWAALEAASGAASGPAASWSAAGGAALHLPPEDGHTTHLSAADGNGMAIALTQTIGPGMGAKVATPGLGFLYAVTLGGYLGISEPGERARSGITPFMVLDDGEPFLVLGAAGGIRIISAVVQAVTRVVDDGLALPAALAAPRVHPDMGPDGLAGFSVEAGPEDGWSGASVEEFREMGFEITPTPRQGAFGRIHGLQYDAATRTWIGAADPDWEGAAVAPRPAGPTGGRD, encoded by the coding sequence ATGAAGTCAGGAATCCGGATGCACGGCACGACCGTTCTCGCGATACTTGCGTTCGCGGCGGTTCCGCCCGGTCTGGGCGCGCAGAGTGCGCCCCAGGTCGCGCGCTCGGCGGATGGAGTCGTCGTCGCAGCGCAGCCGCTGGCCGCGGCCGCGGGCGCGCGGATGCTGGAACTCGGGGGGAACGCCGCGGATGCGGCCGTCGCCGCCGCGTTCGCGATCTCCGTGGTCGAACCGAGCATGAACAGCATCGGGGGGCGCAACCAGATCCTCATCCGGACGCCCGACGGCGGGGTCGCGGGCATCGACGGGACGACGTCGGTCCCGCTCGGCTACGACCCGGCCACGGCGCCCCGCGCCGCCTACGGCTATCCGACCGTCGGCGTGCCCGGGTCGGTCGCGGGCCTCATGCGCCTGCACGAGGAATACGGATCCCTCCCGCTGACCACGATCATGGCCCCGGCGATCGATTACGCGGCGCACGGGTTCCGGCTGTTGCCCGGCGAGGCGCGCCGCCAGGCGGGATCGCGCGACCAGGTGGCGGAGACCGAAGGCGCCCGGCGCTACTACCTGAAGGCCGACGGATCACCCTACCGCCCCGGCGACCGGCTCGTGCAGTCCGACATGGCCGAGACGCTGAGGGCGATTTCCCTCGGCGGCGGCGACGCCTTCTACGGCGGGGAGATCGCCGGCCGCATCGCCGACGACATGGCGGCGAACGGAGGTTTCCTGACCCGCGAGGCGCTGGCAGCCTACGAAGCGGAGGACTCGCGCATCGTGCGCGGATCCTACCGGGGGTTCGAGATCGTCGGTTCCGACATCCCGGCCTCCGGCGCGATGGCGATCCTTGCCCTCCAGATCGCCGAGGTCTTCGATCCCGACGGCATGAGCGACGAGGCGTGGGCCTCCGTCATCGCCCAGTCCCTCGCCCTCGCCATGACGGAATACCGCCGGCCGAGTTCTGACTCCTCCGCCGTGCGCGTGACGTCAAAGACCTTCGCCCGCCAGCTCGCGGAGCAGGTCCGGGTGCCCGCGGAGGCCGCCATCGAAGCCGGCACGGAGTCCTGGGCGGCGTTGGAGGCCGCGTCGGGGGCCGCGTCAGGGCCCGCAGCTTCATGGTCTGCGGCCGGCGGTGCGGCGTTGCACCTGCCGCCGGAGGACGGCCACACGACGCACCTCTCCGCCGCCGACGGAAACGGCATGGCCATCGCGCTCACCCAGACCATCGGCCCCGGCATGGGCGCGAAGGTCGCCACCCCCGGACTCGGCTTCCTCTACGCCGTGACGCTGGGCGGCTACCTCGGGATCAGCGAGCCGGGCGAGCGCGCGCGGTCCGGCATCACGCCCTTCATGGTCCTCGACGACGGCGAGCCGTTCCTCGTCCTGGGCGCGGCCGGGGGCATCCGCATCATCTCGGCGGTCGTGCAGGCCGTGACTCGGGTCGTCGACGACGGTCTGGCGCTACCCGCCGCGCTCGCGGCCCCCCGCGTGCACCCCGACATGGGTCCCGACGGGCTCGCGGGCTTCTCCGTGGAAGCAGGCCCCGAGGACGGCTGGTCCGGGGCTTCGGTGGAGGAATTCCGGGAGATGGGATTCGAGATCACGCCCACGCCGCGGCAGGGCGCGTTCGGGCGCATCCACGGCCTGCAGTACGACGCCGCGACGCGCACCTGGATCGGCGCCGCCGACCCCGACTGGGAGGGCGCCGCCGTGGCGCCCCGCCCGGCGGGGCCGACAGGAGGTCGAGACTAG
- a CDS encoding TetR/AcrR family transcriptional regulator, giving the protein MVPQAPAATRPPDTEQRPPDTEQRIFDAALTVFARKGRDGARLQEIADHAGINRALLHYYFRTKEQLYEAVFEHGCRQFMAGLSQSLRAEEGVEDSLRAFVYGYIDYIYEHQDMARLMLNECLCGGGVLERHLAAAIEAREEVPGLLLEDRLRAAIGAGEIREIDLRHTLLTIVSACLFPFVALPTVRLFHSRAVEDFDRFLQERKAHIVDLLLAGLRPAEGMVRTEELA; this is encoded by the coding sequence ATGGTGCCGCAAGCACCGGCCGCCACACGACCGCCGGACACCGAACAACGGCCGCCGGATACCGAACAGAGGATCTTCGACGCCGCGCTGACGGTTTTCGCCCGCAAGGGGCGGGACGGCGCCCGACTGCAGGAGATCGCCGATCACGCGGGGATCAATCGCGCGCTGCTGCACTACTATTTCCGCACCAAGGAACAGCTCTACGAGGCCGTGTTCGAGCACGGATGCCGGCAGTTCATGGCCGGGCTCAGCCAGTCGCTGCGCGCGGAGGAGGGGGTCGAAGACAGCCTGCGCGCGTTCGTGTACGGCTACATCGACTACATCTACGAGCACCAGGACATGGCCCGCCTCATGCTGAACGAATGCCTGTGCGGCGGCGGGGTTCTCGAGCGCCACCTCGCGGCCGCGATCGAGGCGCGCGAGGAGGTGCCGGGGCTCCTGCTCGAGGACCGGCTGCGCGCGGCCATCGGGGCGGGCGAGATCCGGGAGATCGACCTCCGGCACACGCTGCTCACGATCGTGTCCGCCTGCCTGTTTCCGTTCGTCGCCCTGCCGACGGTGCGCCTCTTCCACTCCCGCGCGGTGGAGGACTTCGACCGCTTCCTGCAGGAACGGAAGGCGCACATCGTCGACCTCCTGCTCGCGGGCCTGCGGCCGGCCGAAGGCATGGTTCGGACGGAGGAACTCGCGTGA
- a CDS encoding TolC family protein, with translation MSAATSLAGVGASGFARAGGFLLLAAAGACSFAPGPRLPAAVAELPAAYDAEAPPAEAAPEPRDWWRAFDDATLDGLIETALVANLDLHEAVARLEELRHRYRIARAPLFPALTLDANGNRSSTPANTGLGSQFGGDDGGDGGDSPFPGFSFDFPDRFEFTTYSASLGFAYELDFWGRLRNESGAAVRDFLASRADAETVRLTVIASTISTYLEVVSARAQLAIAEDNVDLLRERAELTRERYQAGVTNTFELYAIRQQYRTAESNLPGLRTAVDDAEGRLALLVGRYAGMIEDLLPPTLEPAVDTTPIPGGLPVSLLEDRPDVMAAFERVEAARRRVGARRAELLPTISLNGAAGRQAGELGDLRLVDQWFTNLIGGLVAPIFQGGRLRANVGAAWAQYDQALIAYARTVLGAYREVRTSLRQFENERERYAQVVEQVADARASLENQLERYQSGVGDYVEYLDARVNLNGAETTRVLAERGIGEARLAVHRALGGAWVAEDVEDIETNEDPGGAASLPDRR, from the coding sequence GTGAGCGCCGCGACGTCGCTCGCCGGGGTCGGCGCGTCCGGATTCGCACGAGCGGGCGGGTTTCTCCTGCTCGCGGCGGCGGGCGCGTGTTCGTTCGCGCCGGGCCCCCGGCTCCCGGCCGCGGTGGCCGAACTCCCCGCGGCGTACGATGCGGAAGCCCCCCCGGCCGAAGCGGCGCCCGAGCCCCGCGACTGGTGGCGGGCGTTCGACGACGCGACGCTGGACGGCCTGATCGAGACGGCGCTCGTCGCCAACCTCGACCTGCACGAGGCCGTCGCGCGGCTCGAGGAACTGCGGCACCGGTACCGGATCGCGCGGGCGCCGCTCTTCCCGGCGCTGACGCTCGACGCGAACGGCAACCGGTCCAGCACGCCCGCCAACACGGGCCTGGGGTCGCAGTTCGGAGGCGACGATGGCGGCGACGGCGGCGACAGCCCCTTCCCGGGGTTCAGCTTCGATTTCCCCGACCGGTTCGAGTTCACGACCTACTCGGCCTCGCTCGGTTTCGCCTACGAACTCGATTTCTGGGGCCGGCTGCGCAACGAATCCGGGGCGGCGGTCCGCGACTTCCTGGCTTCCCGGGCGGACGCGGAGACCGTGCGGCTCACGGTCATCGCGTCCACCATCTCGACGTATCTCGAGGTCGTCTCGGCGCGAGCCCAGCTCGCCATCGCCGAGGATAACGTCGACCTGCTGCGGGAGCGCGCCGAACTCACCCGGGAGCGCTACCAGGCCGGCGTCACGAACACCTTCGAACTCTATGCGATCCGCCAGCAGTACCGGACCGCCGAGTCGAACCTGCCGGGGCTGCGCACGGCCGTGGACGACGCCGAGGGGCGCCTGGCCCTCCTCGTCGGACGGTACGCGGGGATGATCGAAGACCTTCTGCCGCCGACACTCGAGCCGGCGGTCGATACGACCCCGATTCCCGGCGGGCTGCCGGTGTCGCTGCTCGAGGACCGGCCCGACGTCATGGCCGCGTTCGAGCGCGTCGAGGCGGCGCGCCGGCGGGTGGGGGCGCGCCGGGCCGAACTGCTCCCGACGATCTCCCTGAACGGGGCCGCCGGCCGCCAGGCCGGCGAACTCGGGGATCTGCGGTTGGTCGACCAGTGGTTCACGAACCTGATCGGCGGCCTCGTCGCGCCGATCTTCCAGGGCGGCCGCCTGCGCGCCAACGTCGGGGCGGCCTGGGCGCAGTACGACCAGGCGCTGATCGCCTATGCGCGCACGGTCCTGGGCGCCTACCGGGAGGTGCGGACGAGTCTGCGGCAGTTCGAGAACGAGCGGGAGCGGTACGCGCAGGTCGTGGAACAGGTCGCCGACGCCCGCGCCTCGCTGGAGAACCAGTTGGAGCGCTACCAGAGCGGAGTGGGGGATTACGTCGAGTACCTGGACGCGCGAGTCAATCTGAACGGCGCCGAAACCACCCGGGTGCTCGCCGAACGCGGCATCGGAGAGGCGCGGCTCGCCGTGCACCGGGCCCTGGGCGGCGCGTGGGTGGCGGAGGATGTCGAGGACATCGAAACGAATGAAGACCCGGGGGGCGCGGCGTCGCTCCCAGACCGGAGATAG
- a CDS encoding efflux RND transporter periplasmic adaptor subunit, with product MEDGSRHTPHTPHEAGDTGAPVAPPAFTKRLVQGAIVIGVGVFGFALLFGMRAEPAEVEPPRVVPTVSTVPARVTQGAIKVRGGGTVRPSAEVTIASQVGGRVVWTSPALVSGGRFVANEPLLRVDPADYENAVEAAEADVAQREVALLEAEENARLALDEWRRLAARENLDPTPPNALVTRQPQLDAAAAALRSARARLEDARLALERTWIRAPFNGIVREETVDLGQFVAAGQSVGRLYATDAVEIVVPLSDNEAALIERLWNARAGDAATRIPVDIVSEYGGVEYAWSGYVDRAEAALDEQTRTVDVVVTVPEPFTPPENDPRRPPLLIGSYATVDIEGTSFEEYAVVPAAAVRDGDVLWTVADDTLLVMTPVEPIQEVDDEAVVLGPIPDGTPVIVSMLLFVTEGMTVRPVQLLESAEPWERGANGDEREGDGS from the coding sequence ATGGAAGACGGATCGCGGCACACGCCGCACACCCCGCACGAGGCCGGGGACACGGGGGCGCCCGTCGCCCCGCCCGCGTTCACGAAGCGGCTGGTGCAGGGGGCGATCGTCATCGGCGTGGGGGTGTTCGGCTTCGCGCTGCTGTTCGGCATGCGCGCCGAACCGGCGGAGGTGGAGCCTCCGCGCGTGGTCCCCACGGTCAGCACGGTGCCGGCCCGCGTGACCCAGGGCGCGATCAAGGTGCGGGGCGGCGGCACCGTCCGTCCCAGCGCGGAAGTCACGATCGCCTCGCAGGTCGGCGGGCGGGTGGTCTGGACCTCGCCCGCCCTCGTGAGCGGCGGGCGCTTCGTCGCCAACGAGCCGCTCCTGCGCGTGGACCCGGCCGACTACGAGAACGCCGTCGAGGCTGCGGAGGCGGACGTCGCCCAGCGCGAGGTGGCGTTGCTGGAAGCCGAGGAAAACGCGCGGCTGGCCCTCGACGAGTGGAGGCGGCTCGCCGCCCGCGAGAACCTCGACCCCACGCCGCCGAACGCGCTCGTCACGCGGCAGCCGCAGCTCGATGCGGCCGCGGCGGCCCTCAGGAGCGCCCGGGCCAGGCTGGAAGACGCGCGGCTGGCGCTGGAACGGACCTGGATCCGGGCTCCGTTCAACGGCATCGTGCGTGAAGAGACCGTCGACCTCGGACAGTTCGTCGCGGCCGGACAGTCCGTCGGCCGCCTGTACGCGACGGACGCGGTGGAGATCGTCGTGCCGCTGAGCGACAACGAGGCGGCCCTGATCGAGCGCCTGTGGAACGCGCGGGCGGGCGACGCGGCGACCCGCATCCCGGTCGACATCGTGTCCGAGTACGGCGGCGTCGAGTACGCGTGGTCGGGATACGTGGACCGGGCGGAGGCGGCGCTCGACGAGCAGACTCGGACGGTCGACGTGGTCGTCACCGTCCCTGAACCGTTCACGCCCCCGGAAAACGACCCCCGCCGCCCGCCGCTCCTGATCGGCAGCTACGCGACGGTGGACATCGAAGGCACGAGCTTCGAGGAATACGCCGTCGTCCCGGCCGCCGCCGTCCGCGACGGCGATGTCCTGTGGACGGTGGCGGACGACACGCTGCTCGTCATGACCCCGGTCGAGCCGATCCAGGAAGTGGACGATGAAGCCGTCGTGCTCGGACCGATCCCGGACGGCACCCCGGTCATCGTCTCGATGCTCCTCTTCGTCACCGAGGGCATGACGGTGCGGCCGGTTCAATTGCTGGAGAGCGCCGAGCCGTGGGAGCGCGGCGCCAACGGCGACGAGCGGGAAGGAGACGGCTCATGA